A genome region from Schlesneria paludicola DSM 18645 includes the following:
- the uvrA gene encoding excinuclease ABC subunit UvrA → MPASDIVIRGAREHNLQDVSLTLPRNQLIVMTGVSGSGKSSLAFDTLYAEGQRRYVESLSSYARQFLGQMPKPDVDSITGLAPSISIQQKASGRNPRSTVGTITEIYDYLRVLFARVSTPACYQCGRPITAQTQEQILDRVLRLPEGTKYSVLAPLITRQKGEFKDLFVDLLKRGFLRARVDGKLVQLTDDLQLDKQMKHTIDVVVDRLVAGKSPRSRVAEAIEAALNLAERKLVIAREPNSDSPIPLDESHETQPTGKPTKASKKRNSKAASARSTDLIVSDDDGPPDDVPTTLDELYSCDYACMHCGISYDQPSPQLFSFNSPQGMCPDCQGLGIRYDFAMDRLVPDDTLTIQKGALVVLGKLSSVGKWRKHILKGVARAIEVDLGLAEDSFFKTKWKDLPLEGKKLFLYGLGSRNITFAYRSGNNVWKRGGTYAGFIPELLDEYRKTRNPMRRVQLEKYMHETGCASCAGTRLNHQARSYRITSHSAATARDERRGLNAKQRSQSEGVDQQTTIDSGSGSDAGSSSAPLALSLPEVCSLSTLAAWDFFGNLELTDTGRHIATEALKEIRGRLGFLLRCGLDYLTLDRTAPTLSGGETQRIRLAGQIGCGLVGVVYILDEPSIGLHPRDNVMLLDSLKDLRDQGNTVIVVEHDDETMKAADFMVDFGPGPGVRGGEIVAQGSVEDVKRSARSLTGAFLSGRRAIEIPKIRRPGNGQTIEIQGATHHNLRDVTVHFPLGKFICVTGVSGSGKSSLVNDILWEVLNRDVNKGAGKPGAHRAFSGLDQIDKAIDIDQTPIGRTPRSNPATYTKLFDLIRELYTLLPESKLRGFKPGRFSFNVPGGRCEACEGNGANKLEMDFLADIWVTCPVCQGKRFNKETLEVHFKGKSINDVLNMDIQQALEHFTNHPKLMKSIQTLHDVGMDYIKLGQPSPTLSGGEAQRVKLAKELSKRSTGKTVYILDEPTTGLHFVDIEHLLRVLHGFVDAGNTVVVVEHNLDVIKTADWVIDLGPEGGSGGGRILIEGTPEDVAACEESHTGRALRTIPGFESITTVAKPRTGKKGKGTKKSANGSPAPATVAESVPRWQTSVALKDSAVGAETSIVVRGASQHNLQQLDLTIPRDKMSVFCGPSGSGKSSLAMDTLYAEGQRRYVESLSAYARQFLGQMPKPRVEHIHGLQPSIAIEQKTMGSTPRSTVGTVTEIYDYLRILFARLGTQYCPDCGIAVQSQTIDDVIDRLMRLTQDGEVSDQRDSKDADQPVRLLILAPQEVAVGQQYSKLWERLTDQGYRRVRIDGVIYTLEDAPDIDRKRKHIVEIVVDRVTVNRSGRSRLAESVESAFDLGKGFIRVAIVDETRDEKKWKVLPYSLFRACESCGRSFEELAPHNFSFNSPLGWCPVCEGIGIQQGTNLAALISDPTRPLSQGAVSAWPDPLKSPLFGRMLGAMAKECDIPLDVPFSQLDPLHQRAVLYGTGETWISLSLDSSETTTKSKSKSASKSAATVRFQYKGLYPAIEQAASLSYDFRAKLYGLVGDVPCSSCNGSRLREDASAVKLTGKTLKQLCDLPLREALEFLNALKMTASQKKIAGDLLVEATSRLRFLVEVGLHYLTLGRTLPTLSGGETQRIRLAGQIGRALTGVLYVLDEPTIGLHPSDNSRLLAALIKLRDLGNTVVMVEHDREVLEAADRLYDFGPGAGRFGGMITAQGSPREIKKSEDSLTGKFLSAREEIVIPSQRRMLRKGTEPAPLETTKSTRKSKASKSETAPTVAIAIAPPSAPQLSVPSDSILLEYGPPPGGGWLELLGARQHNLRNVDLRIPLGTLTAVTGVSGSGKSSLIEDTLARVIARKLHRASTQPGPFDELIGLNYLSKLIVVDQQPLGTTPASNPATYTGVFEHIRDLYARMPEAKVRGYSATRFSFNRAGGRCEACEGNGQKLIEMHFLPDVWVECDTCRGQRYNAETLSVHYRGKTIADVLSMSIGQALELFDNIPKIRGPLSVLAAIGLDYLTLGQPAPTLSGGEAQRVKLAAELSRPQTGKTLYLLDEPTTGLHFDDIRKLLKILNSLVDAGNTVVVIEHNLDVIKTADWIIDLGPHAGSEGGWIVAEGTPEDVVQQAVQHQAATRSNGSPSTKEHHAQQKTRATSSITLSDTDQHRSLTGEILAGVLAAGAVGERETFDAEAARKKKAGDLDPSKIGADAKMPWEVDGRKWHTVDGLANNGRPRRWNGAILSRIVDALEESEQFSATNWNERSTVEIAAKKKSIGWFLHAYSGDEWLVTFKFRVPKKSFEEAELSADLNLKDVNDLDHLPVYNRQPRVRIRPSTNGPFEDVTISIVEPAEIETPSFERFFQTAQKAFVERASSEALNLEDLTPWKKLGRKWHMMRKGFLQGSIEWEPAVLEELVTRLEEILPNAVIDWTQKVIVNFVIDKKPVLNLVTKRPAALDLTLFVPAGAVQLGQIASFGTDPGISSHKVGLDAVRIRFTNVSQVKSTAFQTFLRELWSNVKA, encoded by the coding sequence ATGCCTGCCTCTGACATTGTGATTCGTGGTGCGCGCGAGCACAATCTGCAAGACGTCAGCTTAACGTTGCCTCGGAATCAACTGATCGTCATGACGGGCGTCAGCGGTTCGGGCAAAAGTTCGCTCGCCTTCGACACGTTGTACGCCGAAGGACAACGGCGCTATGTCGAATCATTGTCGTCCTACGCTCGACAGTTTCTCGGGCAGATGCCGAAACCGGATGTCGATTCGATCACAGGTCTGGCCCCCTCAATCTCCATTCAGCAGAAGGCGAGCGGTCGCAATCCCCGCAGCACCGTCGGCACGATCACCGAGATCTACGACTATCTTCGCGTTTTGTTCGCCCGCGTGTCCACCCCCGCCTGTTACCAGTGCGGTCGCCCCATCACCGCCCAAACACAAGAACAGATTCTCGATCGCGTGCTCAGACTGCCCGAAGGGACCAAATATTCCGTCCTTGCGCCGCTTATTACCCGCCAGAAAGGGGAATTCAAAGACCTGTTCGTCGATCTACTCAAGCGAGGTTTTCTGCGGGCCCGCGTCGACGGCAAATTGGTCCAACTGACAGACGACCTGCAGCTCGATAAGCAGATGAAGCACACGATCGATGTCGTCGTCGATCGACTGGTCGCCGGCAAGTCACCACGATCGCGCGTCGCCGAAGCCATCGAAGCGGCATTGAACCTCGCCGAACGCAAACTGGTCATCGCTCGAGAACCCAACTCAGACTCTCCCATTCCGCTTGATGAGTCACACGAAACACAACCAACAGGCAAGCCGACAAAAGCGTCCAAGAAACGAAACTCGAAAGCCGCGTCCGCACGATCCACCGACCTGATTGTTTCGGACGACGATGGCCCCCCCGACGACGTTCCAACCACGCTCGATGAACTCTACTCCTGTGACTATGCCTGCATGCACTGTGGCATCAGTTATGATCAACCGTCGCCACAACTGTTCAGCTTCAACAGCCCGCAAGGAATGTGTCCCGATTGCCAGGGGCTGGGCATTCGTTACGACTTCGCGATGGATCGTCTGGTCCCCGACGATACGCTCACGATTCAAAAAGGCGCTCTGGTCGTTCTGGGCAAACTGAGTTCCGTCGGCAAATGGCGAAAACATATCCTGAAAGGCGTCGCTCGCGCCATCGAAGTCGATCTGGGGCTCGCGGAGGATTCGTTCTTCAAGACCAAATGGAAAGACCTGCCGCTCGAAGGCAAAAAGCTATTCCTATACGGACTCGGTTCGCGCAATATCACCTTCGCCTACCGCTCGGGCAACAACGTCTGGAAACGGGGAGGCACCTACGCGGGCTTTATTCCCGAACTCCTCGACGAGTATCGCAAGACGCGGAACCCGATGCGGCGGGTGCAGCTTGAAAAGTACATGCACGAGACAGGCTGCGCCAGTTGTGCCGGAACCAGACTGAACCATCAGGCCCGCAGCTATCGCATCACTTCCCATAGCGCGGCGACGGCGCGAGACGAACGCAGGGGATTGAATGCCAAGCAACGGTCGCAATCCGAAGGGGTCGACCAGCAGACGACGATCGACAGCGGTTCGGGCAGCGACGCGGGAAGTTCATCTGCCCCATTGGCGCTCTCACTGCCTGAAGTCTGCTCGTTGAGCACTCTTGCGGCCTGGGACTTTTTCGGAAATCTCGAACTGACGGACACGGGGCGGCATATCGCCACCGAAGCACTCAAAGAGATTCGTGGTCGACTCGGATTCCTGTTGCGCTGCGGCCTCGATTATCTCACACTTGATCGCACGGCACCCACGTTGTCGGGTGGCGAAACTCAGCGAATTCGCCTCGCAGGTCAGATCGGCTGCGGATTGGTGGGCGTGGTTTATATCCTCGACGAGCCGTCGATCGGCCTGCATCCCCGCGACAACGTGATGTTGCTGGACAGCCTGAAAGACCTGCGCGATCAGGGTAACACCGTCATCGTGGTCGAACATGACGATGAAACCATGAAAGCGGCCGACTTCATGGTCGACTTTGGCCCCGGCCCTGGGGTCCGCGGGGGCGAAATCGTCGCTCAGGGATCTGTCGAGGACGTCAAACGATCGGCACGCAGCCTGACTGGCGCGTTCCTCAGCGGTCGTCGCGCCATCGAAATTCCCAAAATTCGTCGGCCTGGAAACGGGCAGACGATCGAGATCCAAGGCGCGACCCATCACAACCTGCGTGATGTCACCGTTCATTTTCCACTGGGAAAATTCATCTGCGTGACCGGGGTCAGCGGTTCTGGAAAAAGCTCGCTGGTCAACGACATCCTCTGGGAAGTTCTGAACCGCGACGTCAACAAGGGCGCGGGCAAACCCGGCGCCCATCGCGCCTTCTCGGGACTGGACCAGATCGACAAGGCGATCGACATCGACCAGACGCCGATTGGCCGCACCCCGCGTTCGAACCCCGCGACCTATACGAAACTGTTCGACCTTATTCGTGAACTCTACACGTTATTGCCGGAATCAAAGCTGCGCGGGTTCAAGCCCGGCCGTTTCTCGTTCAACGTCCCTGGAGGCCGCTGTGAGGCGTGCGAAGGAAACGGCGCGAACAAGCTCGAAATGGATTTCCTGGCCGACATTTGGGTGACCTGCCCAGTCTGTCAGGGTAAGCGGTTTAACAAAGAAACTCTGGAAGTCCATTTCAAAGGAAAAAGCATCAACGATGTCCTGAACATGGACATCCAGCAGGCACTTGAGCATTTCACAAATCACCCCAAGTTGATGAAATCGATCCAGACGCTGCACGATGTCGGCATGGACTACATCAAGCTCGGCCAGCCCTCGCCGACACTCTCCGGCGGCGAGGCGCAGCGCGTGAAACTTGCGAAAGAACTGAGCAAACGTTCGACGGGCAAGACGGTTTACATTCTGGATGAACCAACCACCGGCCTGCATTTTGTCGATATCGAGCATCTACTGCGTGTGCTCCACGGATTTGTCGACGCGGGAAACACGGTCGTCGTCGTCGAACATAACCTCGACGTCATCAAGACCGCCGACTGGGTGATTGACCTGGGACCCGAAGGTGGATCGGGCGGCGGCCGGATTCTGATCGAGGGCACTCCCGAAGACGTCGCCGCGTGCGAGGAATCACACACCGGCCGCGCCCTGCGCACGATTCCCGGCTTCGAATCGATCACGACCGTCGCCAAACCGCGCACAGGTAAGAAAGGGAAGGGGACCAAGAAGTCGGCGAATGGATCGCCCGCTCCCGCCACCGTCGCCGAATCGGTGCCTCGCTGGCAAACGTCCGTTGCTCTTAAGGACTCGGCCGTCGGTGCCGAGACCTCCATCGTCGTCCGCGGCGCATCACAACATAATCTTCAGCAACTTGATCTCACCATCCCGCGCGACAAGATGAGTGTCTTCTGCGGGCCCAGCGGTTCGGGAAAGAGTTCGCTGGCCATGGACACGCTTTACGCCGAAGGACAGCGGCGTTACGTCGAATCGCTGTCGGCCTATGCGCGACAGTTCCTGGGGCAGATGCCAAAACCCCGCGTGGAACATATTCACGGACTGCAGCCGTCGATCGCGATTGAACAAAAGACGATGGGTAGCACCCCGCGTTCGACGGTCGGAACCGTCACCGAAATTTACGATTATTTGCGGATTCTGTTCGCCCGCCTGGGAACGCAATACTGCCCGGATTGTGGAATCGCCGTGCAGTCTCAGACGATCGACGACGTCATCGACCGCCTGATGCGACTTACGCAAGACGGCGAAGTCTCCGATCAACGTGATTCCAAGGACGCGGACCAACCCGTTCGTCTGCTCATTCTGGCACCGCAAGAGGTCGCCGTCGGCCAGCAGTATTCGAAACTCTGGGAACGCCTGACCGACCAGGGTTATCGTCGTGTTCGAATCGACGGGGTCATCTACACGCTGGAAGATGCCCCAGACATTGATCGCAAGCGAAAGCACATCGTCGAAATTGTCGTCGACCGCGTGACCGTGAACCGGAGCGGCCGTTCGCGGCTGGCCGAGTCGGTCGAGTCGGCATTTGATCTCGGCAAGGGATTTATCCGCGTGGCGATCGTTGACGAGACGCGCGACGAGAAAAAGTGGAAGGTCCTGCCCTACAGCCTGTTTCGTGCCTGCGAAAGCTGTGGACGCAGCTTTGAAGAACTGGCACCGCACAACTTCTCGTTCAACAGTCCGCTGGGTTGGTGCCCGGTGTGCGAAGGGATCGGGATTCAACAGGGAACGAACCTGGCGGCCCTGATCTCTGATCCGACGCGCCCCCTGTCGCAAGGCGCCGTCAGTGCGTGGCCCGATCCGCTCAAATCCCCCTTGTTCGGACGCATGCTGGGTGCGATGGCCAAGGAATGCGACATCCCGCTGGACGTCCCGTTCTCGCAACTCGATCCGCTACACCAACGCGCGGTGCTGTACGGCACGGGTGAGACCTGGATCTCGTTGTCACTCGATTCCTCCGAGACAACGACGAAATCCAAGTCAAAGTCCGCATCCAAATCGGCGGCCACTGTCCGGTTCCAATACAAGGGGCTCTACCCCGCCATCGAACAAGCGGCCAGCCTGTCGTACGACTTCCGCGCCAAGCTCTATGGCCTGGTTGGTGACGTGCCTTGTTCATCGTGCAACGGCAGTCGTCTGCGAGAAGACGCCAGCGCCGTGAAACTGACCGGAAAAACGCTCAAACAACTTTGTGACTTGCCACTTCGTGAGGCGCTCGAGTTTCTGAACGCACTCAAGATGACGGCGTCGCAAAAGAAGATCGCGGGCGACTTGCTCGTCGAAGCCACATCACGACTGCGGTTCCTCGTCGAAGTCGGCCTGCACTATTTGACGCTTGGGCGTACCTTGCCGACATTGTCGGGCGGCGAGACTCAACGCATTCGGCTCGCCGGGCAAATCGGTCGCGCTCTTACCGGCGTCCTCTATGTGTTAGATGAGCCCACGATTGGACTGCACCCCAGCGACAACAGCCGACTGCTGGCGGCACTGATTAAGCTTCGTGACCTCGGTAATACTGTCGTCATGGTCGAACATGATCGCGAGGTTCTCGAAGCGGCCGACCGCTTGTACGACTTCGGCCCGGGTGCGGGACGGTTTGGCGGAATGATCACCGCCCAGGGCTCGCCACGTGAAATCAAAAAGAGCGAGGATTCGCTCACGGGCAAGTTCCTCTCGGCCCGCGAAGAAATTGTGATTCCGTCCCAGCGGCGGATGCTGCGAAAAGGTACTGAGCCGGCACCGTTGGAAACAACGAAGAGCACACGCAAATCGAAAGCGTCAAAGTCAGAAACCGCTCCAACGGTGGCGATTGCGATTGCACCACCTTCGGCGCCTCAACTGTCTGTGCCCTCCGATTCGATCCTGTTGGAATACGGGCCACCTCCCGGCGGAGGATGGCTCGAACTGCTAGGGGCCCGCCAGCACAATCTGCGAAACGTCGATCTGCGAATTCCTCTCGGCACATTGACCGCCGTGACCGGTGTCAGTGGCAGTGGAAAGAGTTCACTGATTGAAGACACGTTGGCCCGTGTGATCGCCCGCAAACTCCATCGCGCTTCGACACAACCCGGCCCCTTCGACGAACTGATCGGCTTGAATTATCTCAGCAAACTGATCGTCGTCGACCAGCAGCCCCTGGGCACGACTCCGGCCTCAAACCCCGCCACCTATACCGGCGTGTTTGAACATATTCGCGACCTGTATGCACGAATGCCCGAAGCCAAAGTGCGCGGCTACAGCGCCACTCGATTTAGCTTCAATCGAGCAGGGGGGCGCTGCGAAGCGTGCGAAGGGAATGGGCAAAAACTGATCGAGATGCACTTCCTTCCCGATGTCTGGGTCGAATGCGACACCTGTCGCGGGCAGCGATACAACGCGGAAACTCTGTCGGTCCATTATCGAGGCAAGACGATTGCCGACGTGCTTTCGATGTCGATCGGTCAGGCACTCGAACTGTTCGACAACATTCCCAAGATTCGCGGACCGCTCTCGGTCCTCGCCGCGATTGGGCTCGACTATCTGACATTGGGACAACCGGCACCGACCCTCTCGGGCGGCGAGGCCCAACGCGTCAAACTGGCCGCAGAACTGTCGCGTCCGCAAACCGGGAAGACACTCTACCTGCTGGACGAACCGACCACTGGACTGCATTTCGACGATATTCGCAAACTGCTGAAAATTCTGAACAGTCTGGTCGATGCCGGAAACACCGTCGTGGTGATCGAACACAACCTCGACGTGATCAAGACCGCCGACTGGATCATCGACCTGGGTCCACATGCCGGTTCGGAAGGCGGATGGATTGTTGCGGAGGGAACTCCTGAAGACGTCGTCCAGCAGGCGGTTCAGCATCAGGCTGCGACGCGTTCGAACGGTTCGCCTTCGACGAAAGAGCATCACGCGCAGCAAAAGACTCGCGCCACATCGTCAATCACACTTTCCGATACGGATCAGCACCGTAGCCTGACCGGCGAAATCCTCGCGGGCGTTCTCGCCGCCGGCGCTGTCGGCGAACGCGAAACGTTTGATGCAGAAGCCGCCCGAAAGAAAAAGGCCGGCGATCTCGATCCGTCCAAGATCGGCGCGGATGCCAAGATGCCATGGGAAGTTGACGGTCGGAAATGGCATACGGTCGACGGACTGGCAAACAATGGCCGCCCCCGCCGATGGAATGGCGCGATCCTGTCTCGGATCGTCGACGCCTTGGAAGAATCCGAGCAATTCAGTGCGACAAACTGGAACGAGCGCAGTACGGTTGAGATCGCGGCGAAAAAGAAGAGCATCGGCTGGTTCCTGCATGCCTATTCCGGCGATGAATGGCTGGTCACATTCAAGTTTCGAGTGCCCAAGAAATCGTTTGAAGAAGCGGAACTGTCTGCGGACCTGAACCTCAAGGATGTCAATGATCTGGACCATCTGCCGGTCTACAACCGTCAGCCACGGGTCCGAATTCGACCGTCGACGAATGGCCCCTTTGAAGACGTGACGATTTCGATCGTGGAACCGGCGGAGATCGAAACGCCCTCTTTCGAACGATTCTTCCAAACCGCTCAAAAGGCATTCGTCGAACGCGCATCCTCGGAAGCACTCAACCTTGAGGACTTAACCCCCTGGAAAAAGCTCGGACGCAAATGGCACATGATGCGAAAAGGGTTCTTGCAAGGCTCGATCGAATGGGAACCCGCCGTGCTGGAAGAACTCGTCACGCGTCTGGAAGAGATCCTGCCGAATGCAGTCATCGATTGGACACAAAAAGTCATCGTCAACTTTGTGATCGACAAAAAGCCGGTTTTGAATTTGGTGACGAAAAGACCAGCCGCACTAGACCTGACCCTGTTTGTGCCGGCCGGCGCGGTCCAACTCGGCCAGATTGCCAGTTTTGGGACCGACCCTGGAATCAGTTCCCACAAAGTCGGCCTGGATGCCGTCCGAATCCGATTTACGAACGTCAGTCAGGTCAAATCAACTGCATTCCAGACGTTTCTACGAGAACTTTGGTCCAATGTGAAAGCTTAG
- a CDS encoding MotA/TolQ/ExbB proton channel family protein translates to MLQLTPEMSTALLNRLSSLSTPVIVGTAVFHLLVFFWLMAWARRDLRRMALDFDQFTRELKYRSILDRGSNLSDQIDAFLADIKDVLDDPAKSAERHNLWLRMRILDEERRYLQSHAFETWYTICRTMIEAYPLAGVLGTVLAIGAALQSGQGNAQQTLSDIVRNFGESIWSTFAGLFSAMILMFVNSIVETKFRRLTENRLHVRETVARAKRELSIAAGGNG, encoded by the coding sequence ATGCTGCAATTAACGCCCGAAATGTCGACGGCTTTGCTGAACCGCTTGTCGAGTCTCTCGACACCCGTCATCGTCGGCACTGCAGTATTCCACCTGCTGGTGTTCTTCTGGCTGATGGCCTGGGCACGCCGCGATCTGCGCCGCATGGCGCTCGACTTCGATCAGTTCACACGGGAACTGAAATACCGCAGCATCCTGGATCGCGGTTCCAATCTTTCAGATCAGATCGACGCGTTCCTGGCCGACATCAAAGATGTTCTGGACGACCCCGCCAAATCTGCTGAACGTCACAATCTCTGGCTTCGCATGCGCATCCTGGACGAGGAACGTCGCTATCTGCAGTCACATGCGTTCGAAACCTGGTACACAATCTGCCGGACGATGATCGAGGCGTATCCCCTGGCCGGAGTCCTTGGAACGGTCCTCGCCATCGGTGCGGCCCTTCAGTCGGGTCAAGGAAACGCTCAACAGACATTGTCGGACATTGTCCGCAATTTCGGCGAATCGATCTGGTCGACGTTCGCGGGGTTGTTCTCAGCCATGATCCTGATGTTTGTGAACAGTATCGTCGAAACAAAGTTCCGGCGTCTGACCGAAAACCGTCTCCATGTTCGCGAAACCGTGGCACGCGCCAAGCGTGAGTTATCGATCGCCGCGGGAGGCAACGGATGA